tcttggttgctTACCAGCTGTTACACTGGGCAACGTTTCTTGCAACTCGTCTCGCGGTCACAGAAGAAAAATATCGTTATTGTTCTAAGCAAAAAATAGAACATTGCCACACAAACAAAAATCGAAAAATCGTTGCAAGGAGCGTTTTAGaggtaaaaaatggttttcaaTTATCGCAGCAATTTGGAATCATAGGGTTTGTTACATTGGCCAAGTAGCCAAGTAGTCAAGTTatctggcctaagaatggaagcgaggctgccggtgaccctgcttttGATGTTAATGAAGACCAGTtggaattacaacaacacagtTTACATGAGCAAAACAGTGAGGTCTGTttcaatggccgtttttatactagagacgcataatccgtccagacgaattatgcgtctctcatgttatccgtctagtgtaaagacgggacgaactatatgagacgcataattcgtcttggacgaacttgggcaaacattttttctgcgtctgttaaattcgtccagtataaagacggccacaagacgcattatgcgtctggacgaactttccagtttagtgcgtcttcgaagacgcactaaaatagattcttcgtccagacgcataatacGTCTTgcggccgtctttatactagacgaatttaacagacgcataaaaaatgtttgcccaagttcgtcccagacgaattatgcgtctctagtataaaaacggccaatacaaggtcaccggcagcttCGGAGCCATTCATTgactaggtcactgagcaaacaactgtgaAGTGGGCTATTTCCGGAATAAATGGTGAAGTGTCGTCTGCATGTACCAGTCGCGCGCCTTAAATAGAACCTACTGAACCACCCACGTCAAAACTTGAGAGAAACATCTTTTGCATCCCCCATCCTCGCAGAACAGATGAACACTTGATACAACCGCGTTCAGTCGTTCAGTCGACTGAAAATCCTAGCGATTTGATccatttgtgaaaaaaaagagaGTTTTACATTAAaccttgttatttatttatttatttttctttcaaagatgCTAAAAAGCGAAAATAATAAACCAGTGGTTTGTGTGACTAGATCTGCCTTTCAAGACTTTCTAGAGGGAATATACTCTTTTGGATTACAAGAGGTAGGGTTATTTTTACACAATATCTTATGAGTTAATCAACTACACCAAGCactttgattttatttcgtgAGAGCTCAAGCGCATTATGTACTAACGCTCTACAAAGGAATGTGTGGCACCTTTGGAGCctagcttaaaaaaaaaaaaacgacaacaTTAACTTAACagcaaaaaaatggaaaaataaaaaacaccgACGCAAACAACAACTGTTATAAGAGCATCAGCAATTACCGTTGATCATATCTTTAAAAATGTGATAagttaaacattaaaaaaaattaactagtcatagaaaactttaatttttgtATCCGTGTTGAAACTCTCGGCTTCTATTGATTCCTCAGGTTGTACAAACTATTTTAATTGTTAGTTttgatgaaaaaaaggaaagaaggaaaATCTTCCTAAATGTTCACAAGACGACGAAATTTTTTCCCTAtcgattttgtaatttgttttgttcaattttaCTTGGGGCTTTAAAGATGTTAACAAACTTAGTTAAAGTGCCCAcaacctaatttttctcacttagtcatctgaatctacacatatctcatagacgtttcgttgcgattttcccaaaacgcgatttgaaaatgaaattagaaaaggTTCAAATTTGCTGCCATTTTCGGTCAccattcgccttagtcttctatcgattcttcccggtcacaatactgctgtgacgtagattaagagacacgtgacttcaagtgaaaaaggaatagcgatataaacagtatagtaaggaataattcccttgaaaatgcgtaaaagatgcgtaaccactcgatgtaacaacacagctgatcctaaaaaaagaataagtatacgtaggaatccttcgactcgcaaaacgcaatacctacaaaaagaaggagaaatggctgcagattttgtcttggtaaaaagaagcccggtaaaacttcttcactgtgctagattcacttcaaagagtatgactttcagtattgcatggacagcaaaacgaaaagatcgttgaaggcggatgagattcgcttacaggaacagccataagcgttgactttaattccctcgcgagacctttcttatcctcttgttcttttctgtaattttgtagccattcctcgtctgctaatggttcttccacgtagggttccgtgttgttctgggtttcagtgctagcgctggctgactcgtcgagaccggcATTTTGGCCGGCCACTACTCacctcaaattcttttttttttaatcgccaGTTTAGtcacttccagattcagaggcactttccttgatgataaatataggcatgattgatttttttgtttactgaaaaataccaaaaacgatcgctgCGCGATGccttggcgttgattagtaagaaaagataagatccacgccaacaagcattcccttatctacgtcacagcgagcccgtgaggtcctgaccagcggaaggggtgtaccaaataaaagtaggattgaaaaaatcgtagaaaattcgcctctcgctggaattgaaaaattctttcgccaaagttcattttttaatatggactttcaaatagaaaaataaaactttttaggttatgggcactttaagtgtCCATACTCCGCGGTGCTATAGAACTAATTAGGACACAACTATTCATCGAATCAAAGTGAAGCAGCTAATACCTGAAGGGGAATGTTGTgacaaaaaaagcaacaacCTGGCTGACTACCTTGAGAAACAACCCTCTCAAAGCAATAAATAGCCCGCCTCACTGACGAAACCAAACCTCGGGTCAGGTCCGTCTGCGAACCAGTGCCGAAATCCTTGTTCTGGGCCCTCAGCAGCGTACCAGGATTTGAGTACGCGCCATGATTGGTCTGTTAAGAAAACAATTGTTCCACAAGACCGGTAATAGGCAATCAGGTTAAAGGGAAATTTGAAACACAATTCCGCTTGTTCGTTGAGTCCGTTACTAAATGGTGTTAGATTACGTCCGCTGCGCAGGCTAGGCAATAAATAGAGAAGAAGGTGAAATCGAAACCAAAATACAATGTTGGGAGGCCCATTATTCTCACACTCCAAACCCGCTCCCGCTCCCGCTCCCGCTCCCGCTCCCGCTCCCGCTCCCGCTCCCGCTCCCGCTCCCGCTCCCGCTCCCGCTCCCGCTTGCCTACTGGTTCAAGGTCTCCTTGAGCGGTCTTCAAACCTTTCTCGAAGTATGCAAtgcaaattttgagctttgagttttatccaaaggctgtttattttaagtgtaagttttagatttcatggtccgccattactcacgttcaaaactggccgattggacctcagagggttggatctagagaaaatgacgtcatttactcactagcttaaaatctcagcgtgtaaacgcaatttattatatatgcaaaacacgggttgaaaagtctgaaagcccgaaactcccgtgctgcatattaattaggccgcgtacacacgcattgcattcttaaactagtgagtgtttgacgtcattttctcctcgacccagctctctcaagattttaaagttagtaatggcggaccaataaataagaaaattccagctaagataaacaggtgtctttttaaaatcagaacttaaaacttgggtgagttagtgtttagttaacatagttttgaaatccaaaggaaaaacaaaatttttttttggtcgtagtaccactttaacctCTTATTTTTTCGTGCTTCTTTCGATTTTACACAGTTATAAGtggtagctttttttttttttcaagaaatggcCTGCTCTTGTTCAGTTAAATGGTTTATAACATGTTATCCTGTAAAACTTCAACCATTTTGGACGTCCGCGACACAATTAGTGTagcaaaaatttcattttaaagcaaGTTTGATGCTGCATCAATGATCAAAGTGGTTACCTCTTCAATATTTTGTTCCTTAGTACCAAAGTCACTCGTACACAACTTAGGCAGACAGAGTTAAGCTATTGATAAAGGTGCTGTTCATTTATATTTGACGTGACTGTGTTGGACGGGCTTactgttttcttttgaaaactGGACCATGGACTTTTTATATCAAGAAACATAATTCAAATGGAAGTCTAACACattcatacatgtccaatactcctacataatgagattcctggtgcgtcacaatagacatcacaaagtgtcccgcttTTAAGTCTCGCAAAactgttactatttttttaaggattaaggttgggggacactttgtgatgtctattgtgaagtgccatgaatctcattatgtcggagtattggacaaccctcaacACATTTGGTTCCAGCTTTGGAATTTCCTGGGACATTTTGACCATTTTTTCCCGAATTTCTCGTGTTTTACAGTCATTTTCGTCGTGATTTAAAAGTGGTGCTGAAGATTGGCTCTCCTGTGCATGCGTTGCAAGTAATTTGTTCGCAGTCTCCTCCTCCTCATTCGTAAAAGATATGTTTGGTGCATATACCATATTGTCTCATTTACACTTTACGACCCAGTTCGTTAACAGAGACTGTTATTGGGTTGCTTGCCTTGTACTTGGTTTGCAACTCAGTTGATCATAGTTTCTTTTTTCACAACAGTGTATGGCGGTGCATTTCCGCTTCGGCTGATCCATTTAATTTTCACTTGCTTTGTCCGGCCTCTATTCTCTGTTTCTCCATGatcctttccttttcctgttTCGCTGGTGTCGTCCACTTCTTCTTCCACTACAATGTACTCTCCGTGTTGCTGCGTTCCGTTTGGAAAAATGTATGTTCCAGGACCGATCATTTTATCGTCGTGGAAATTGCCGAtgtagttttgttttccaaacgTGAGCTTTCCTCTGCCTAGGAGAGAAAATTAAACATATCATGAAAAAAGAAGTGACCCAGTGTTtaaggcgcttgccttgagatctggagatcccgggttcaagagccgctctgaccactcgttgaatttgatcctggtagtccctggttcatttttttcccagctgcacttgtaaatagccaactggtttgcctacGGCCAGTTGGGATGCTTAATTAACAgttggttttgttgttgttctgttccgtcgtttcgtcaactgtgtttcattggccctgaaaagcccctatggagagcggtcaattaagtatgtattgtattgtaatgaaACTTTGGCTAGCAGCCCATtttatcttcatcatcatcatcgtcgtcgctgtcgtgtcgtcgtcgtcgtcgttgtcgtgTCGTTGTCGCCGTCATAGTCGTCGTCTTCGTAGCCGCCTTCTTTCTCTGGATGCCTAATAAACTTACTTAATGAgccctttgcagctggcgatcacatggtacgGAAAATCGCCGTACTGGAGAGCGAATTGCACACTGGGAAATCTAAATCAAAGCAACTTTGTTttctgcaaagggcccattagcaaatttattgaaacacgtAATGTGTTGCGACATGAAGGATATCCTCGTGCAAACATACAATGACTAAAACGGCTGGTGCGATACGTCAATTAAGCTATCatcaattaaataattattaattgatatttaacaactattcactgaagtggaggtgcCTAGTGGTGGATTTTTACGCAGCCGTGTAgcggcaaggtaaatatccaccactagccaccgacattgagatgaatagttgttttagtatatactaaaacagtggctGCAAcgcttacaacattttcggcGCAAATCCCtcgcgagttgctcggaggtgaaaagcaaaggatattcggaaTTTGAGTAGAGAATCAGGGCGCGCCTTTAACGCAATCCACagttttagtacatactaaatCATGTTattaatagcccactttcgatatattaaaattcagtccgaaacaaaagacatcatctcgaggctcttggaaataaactcatacaaatccttatatttattccccagagcctcgagatgatgccttttgtttagggctgaattttaatatatcgaaattggtctattaacaTATCATTGAACGATCTACGATTTGATAGCGGTTTTTTATTGGGTGTCTTAATAGCGTATACATGGCACGTTTGCAACTCTCCGTTAAATTCACAAAGTGTAATGTTTAGGATTTAATCAGGTTTTTCGCataataatttgttttgttatcttttcttCAGTCGCTTAAGATCTTATTTCAAAGTTTTATTCGCAGACTTTTATCagtaattgttctttttttttctacctAGAGATAGGTGCATTCTTTTTCTGTCTTGTTTGCGCAAACAAAAATGTGTCATTTTTCATGATCTGTCGggtttctttcaaatttaagttTATCTTCTGTGGCATTTTGAATGATATGCTGACAAGTGAAACTACCTTTTCATTTCTATACCcgtagtttttttttcccccaGAGGAAACTATTACATTTTTCGTATTCGTTTACACAAGATTCACCTCTGCAAATGTATTATTTACATGCATACCAGTTCTTAATATTTTATGAGCTTGCCAACTCTCCTAgcaactgtttttttctttcaaatgaatttaaaagAGTGTCTTTCGCCTTTGTTTTCCCATTCGTAATGTTACAAGAATTTTTCTCTCTGTTCAGTCTGTAATAATACTTGTAGCTACATTTTTGATGTGAAAAATGTTGACATGTTGGTTGACCCGCCAGTGGTGTTTACATGAAGATGGAAATGTTTAACGTTCTGATTCAAATACAAGGCTTCAGTTGTGGACATTCACGTTAGTGTTGTTCAGAGGTCTGTGTAAACACTTTATCAGGGAGTTTGAAGATTGTTTTGGCCACCTTTTCGCCTTAGTCGTAATTTAAAATCACATGCATTTGTACTTAAAATTCAATTGATTTTACACTCTTGTGTGGTGTAAAGATGTGTACTGTGAGATCAATGTAATTAAATGCGCATTTACAACCTCTCTATGAGAGCATTCATCTGCAAATATCACAGTAGTTTTAAGGCTCAGGAACatttgaaacgattttaatttaCCTGATCTTTTCCCTTCGTACCATTGTCCTTCATACTGCATTCCACTGGCTGCGTATGTGTAAGTCCCCTGTCCATGTCTTCTATCATGCTCCCATTCGCCTCGATACAAATCGCCGTTCGTGTAAAAATATGAGCCGAAGCCATGCCGTAAATCGTCTTTCCAACTTCCTTCGTACTTCGCGCCGTCAGGGTACAAAAATGTTCCTTGGCcgtttttcttgttgttttcatAGTGCCCCAAATAGCACGCATTTCGCGTCTTTCCTTTGATTTTCCTAAACACATATTTGCCGTAACCGCTTCGTTGTCCGTTTTTATACTCTCCTTCGTAAATATCCCCATTAGGAAGCCTTGCTTTACCCTTTCCGTGCCGTTCGCCGGTTTCGTTCCGCTCACCTTCGTATGTATACGGTAAAATGTCGTTCTCCGAGTCCATGTCTTCGTCCGACTCTCGCACTGTTTCCATGCCAGCCATCTAAGTCAAAACCGATTTATTTAAATCGAAGcaaaattttaattatttccGATCCCGTTTTTGCTAAGGTGTTTAAATTAAATAGATGTTCTTGCTTTCTTGGTTTGAGGTCAAGCCAAATTCTGCTCTGATCTGCTTTTTCTTCGACCAAAAAAAGTTCAGCTCGGCCGCGAAACCCAACTGATCACCCAGCATTTTGTTTGCTCGATAACaccggatatttttaaaatttaactcTTCAGGCGAATGATTGCTTGAGCTAATTCATGGAACCGAAAAGCTCTGTTCGATCGCTGTTAATATTTTAGATGAGCCTTTGTTTTGAGAAAGAGCTCGATTTCGAATCATGGACAAGGTGTTTTATTTAAATGAACTGGAATATTTCAATTGGTCGTCTCAATCGTAAATACAAGCTGGGATGAAACCAAATTTATGCTTCCCTAAATAATTTATGGGAAcagatttattttctttcttttttcgcgGTTagcttcaaattttttttaatgaaaacgtTGCATTTGTCTTCTCGGTGTGGACATTGTTCGTAGCTGTTGGTATTTTTTGTTCTTGCATAAACTTGAATATTATTTACTGTTTCAACGCTTTCATCGTACGAAAGGAGACGACGAAgtgtttctatttttattatGCGTCCAAATCGATGACTTTTCTTTAAAAAGGGGGCACATTGTGGAGCGGCTTTTAGGAGCGCTTTTTGGAGCGATTTTTGGCACAGATTTTGAGATTTCCCcacattaaaaaatatattaatgtAAAACGTTGTCCTTATCTTCTCTCGCTAAAAAGCCTCATTAACTTGCAACATTTTGCTGGCGCCAATTTCCAGATGTTCAATTTTCTCCCAGTTTTAAATATTcaatacatacatcttattcaatggtttaacatataatacgcgcggatattttgcgagttgagcaaaagtattatatgttaaaccatcgaataagagatttattattccactgcaAAAAAGTTGTTATTTTGCGtcaattttatttgttattttattttgagagtgttttgaaaaaaatgcatcatctgtccttcagggcgcatACGAACgttgtaaacagcacaaaaagttatccaaagatctttatttcattggataaacaaaatgacgagtgacaagcgatgacaagctcaGTTCGGAggttttgcatcgtgttgaaaacaacttctttcattgaaaaactcccgttccgtttGTATTTCCCGGGAcaatacagtgtattaccgtctgatattttgcgagttctcttgaccaaatatggtaaaatggcgtaatgtgtaataatatgatatcatattgtTTTTGTGGTCACAGACACACCtgttgttaattttgaataacgAAGTTAATTGTTCTCGAGTCTTCCTAGCattcattaaaaataattttcacatCTTTTAGGCATTCTGCTCTTTTATCCCACAAGGTTTCATGCTACATTATGCAGTTCCATAGTGTTTTC
This portion of the Montipora capricornis isolate CH-2021 chromosome 11, ASM3666992v2, whole genome shotgun sequence genome encodes:
- the LOC138024305 gene encoding radial spoke head 1 homolog — protein: MAGMETVRESDEDMDSENDILPYTYEGERNETGERHGKGKARLPNGDIYEGEYKNGQRSGYGKYVFRKIKGKTRNACYLGHYENNKKNGQGTFLYPDGAKYEGSWKDDLRHGFGSYFYTNGDLYRGEWEHDRRHGQGTYTYAASGMQYEGQWYEGKRSGRGKLTFGKQNYIGNFHDDKMIGPGTYIFPNGTQQHGEYIVVEEEVDDTSETGKGKDHGETENRGRTKQVKIKWISRSGNAPPYTVVKKETMIN